Proteins co-encoded in one Amia ocellicauda isolate fAmiCal2 chromosome 11, fAmiCal2.hap1, whole genome shotgun sequence genomic window:
- the fabp6 gene encoding gastrotropin, translating to MAFTGKYEIESQENYDEFLKLIGIPDDVIEKGRNFRIVTEVEQNGNEFTWSQVYPSKTMTNKFTIDQESEMETMAGKKFKATVTMEGGKITVRFPKYHHTAEISGGKLVECSTASGAKGTVTMKRISKKI from the exons ATGGCCTTTACTGGGAAGTATGAGATCGAAAGCCAGGAGAACTACGATGAATTCCTCAAGCTGATCG GGATTCCCGATGATGTCATCGAGAAGGGGCGCAACTTCCGCATTGTGACGGAGGTGGAGCAGAACGGCAACGAGTTCACCTGGTCGCAGGTGTACCCCAGTAAAACCATGACCAACAAGTTCACCATCGACCAGGAGAGCGAAATGGAGACCATGGCTGGCAAGAAGTTCAAG GCCACTGTCACCATGGAGGGGGGCAAGATTACGGTTCGCTTCCCTAAGTACCACCACACAGCAGAGATCTCTGGAGGCAAACTGGTCGAG TGCTCTACTGCCAGTGGCGCCAAGGGCACCGTGACCATGAAGAGGATCAGCAAGAAGATCTAA